In Suncus etruscus isolate mSunEtr1 chromosome 9, mSunEtr1.pri.cur, whole genome shotgun sequence, the genomic window AACCTCATGTTAATAACAACTGGAGAGTATGAATTACTTACAAATACTAAAATAGAGACATACTGAAAGTTTTTAGTGAATTTCACTAATAAAGCTTTTATGAAACAGGTATTAGGCTGTATTACATAAATTATTAACTTTTAGGAtgcttattattttcaaatatgctGACACTGTGTCCCTAAGGCATACAACTATTACATACATTCTTGGGACCTGTATTCTTAATTTCAGTCTATTTACCTCCTAAATAACAgtctctgaaatatttttatgtattcttaCTGCAGagtaaattttgttgttgtttttgttttgtgggcccaCTCGGCAGCAattgggctactcctggttctgtgctcagaaatcgctggtggctggggggaccatatgggatgctggggatcaaacctgcatctgtcctgggtcagctgcgtgaaaatgtctaccactgtgttaccactctggcaccaacagagtaaaatttataatataaaaaggatagataaaaatgatagttaaaaaaatttttttttgtttttgggtcacacccagaggcgctcaggggtttctcatggctctgcgctcaaaacttgctcctggctgagggaaccatatgggatgctggggatcaaacctgcaactgtcctgggtcagctgtgtgcgaagcaaatgtcttactgctgtgttaccactctggacCCAGAAGAGTAAAATTTAATGATATAAAAATGAtagctaaaaaaatttttttttatttctgggtcacacccagacgTGATCAGGGGTTTcagctgtcctgggttggttgtgtgcaaagcaaacatcctaccactgtgctatccttttctctttctctcttttgtttgatagtaaaatttttttctcttttttttttttttgttttttaggccacacccggcggtgctcagggtttactcctggctgtctgctcagaaatatctcctggcaggcacgggggaccatacaggacactgggattcaaaccaaccacctttggtcctagattggctgcttgtaaggcaaacaccgctgtgctatctctccgggccctgatagtaaaatttaataatagaTAGTGATATATCCTTCTTAAATTGTTTTGACATACATCATCTAGTCCCAACTATTCTTTCACAAAGCAGACATTCTTTtagatttactcctggccctacactcaggattattcctggtgaagcTTAGGGTACCatgtgggtgccaggaatcaaacccaggtcagtcatatacCTGGCAAATCACATACCAGATGTAAAATTGGTCCAGCCCCTTCAAATTAACTTATCAGTTTTAAAAAATGGCTGtggatggggccaaagagatagcacagcgatagggcatttgccttgcacctggccaaccccagatggactggtttgaatcccggcattccatattgtccccgagcctgccagaagtgagtttttttttgggggggggcacacaccggatgacactcaggggttaactcctggctatgcgctcagaaatcgctcctggcttgggggaccatatgggacgctgggggatcaaatcgcggtccatcctaggctagcacttgcaaggcagacaccttacctctcgcaccacagctccggcccccaggagtgacttctgagctcagagccaggagtaacccctgagcgcctatgggtgtgacccaaaaaccaaaataataataataacaatgatgataataatattattaataataagggctgtggagcaacagcacaattggtagggcatttgccttctgcacggctgacccaggtttgatcccaggcagcCCTTatggttctcctgagcctgccaggaataatttgtgagcatagagccagtagtaacctctgaacaccactggatatggctgtGATATCTCAGGAAATGACTCACCAACTTGGAACACATGTCTTGCAAGGCTAGGATTGCCATATGTATGACACTACAGGTTCAACTGGTGGCAGTacaaagaggagggaagaagagaaaaatgaaggtaaaaggcgaaggaaaagagggagaagaaggaaagaaggaaggaaaaaatagctttgttcttattaatttattgttatttgACTTTGTTATTTATGATAAATTGTAGATATTATTGGTGGGGGGGGAATTGTAGATATTATCATATAATGGCAGCATAATAAATAGTTCTCTGTAATGGAAAAATAATCTTGAATACATACCCATGAGGTCAGCAAATCCTCCAACTGGCAATCGGCAAGTTCCAGTAACAAATTGCAGAAGTCTCATTCTCTTCTCATTATCAATTTCTTTAACGAACTGTTGAGAAAACATTTAAAGACATACAAAGACACACAATCACATTATATCCagcatacaaagaaaaaaaccaatcACTTCAAATCCTGAATTGTGGTGTCAGATGCACTAGATGACAACTCCTTTCCTCTGTATACCCATATCTGTGTCAAAGCCATGCAAATGCTCTTCTACATAAATCTTATAATCATATTCTATTaaggagattttttaaaaaggcacaaGCTTAGGACTCAGGGTTTCTTATTCATCTCTATCTTAACATCAATTCTTCATAGGCAGCCCTCTTTCCCCTTCTTTGGTCCATAGGATAACATGTAGTTACTTAGGTCAAAGAGTTTGATGCAGGTGTTAGAGAGAAAGCATAGCTCTTGTCATACATGTACCCaatctggtttcaattcctggcatatcatatagtctccccaaactgtcaagagtgatctctgaggggctggagagatagcatagaggtaaggtttatgccttgcatgcagaagaacagtggttcgaattccggcatccctacgggtcccccgagcctgccaggagcgatttctgggcatagagccaggagtaacccctgagcactgcagtgtgacccaaaaatacaaaaaaaaaaaaaaaaaaaaaaaaaagtgatctctgagtacagagctaggagtaaccctgagcacttctggacatggctcaaaaacaacaacaaggggctgtggggctgagagatagcacagcagtagggctttggccttgcatgcagatggatggtggttcaaatcctggcatcccatatggtcccttgaacctgccaggagagatttctgagcatagagccaggagtgactcctggcgttgccgggtgtgacccaaaaaccaaaaacccccaaaaaaaaaaaaaaaaaaaaaaaacaaaacaaaaaaaaacccaaaacaaaaccaaaaaaacacaccccaaataaccaaggggccggagtgatggcgcaagtggtagggcatttgccttgcatgcgctaacctagaacaaatctaggatggactgcggttcgatatcccggagtcccacatggtccccaagtcaggagcgatttctgagcacatacccaggagtaatatggcccaaaccccaatcccccccccaaaacaaacaaacaaacaaaaaaaccccacaattgtggcatctgccttgcgtgcagccaacacaagacagaccctggtttgattcccggcattccatatggtcccccaagccttccaggagcgattttagagcacagagtcaggagtaactcctgagtgccactgggtgtgacccacccaaaaagaaaagaaaataaaccctaAGGAAAAAGTGCAAGATGTTactggactggagagagagtgcagggggtaaggaacttgctttgcatgcttctGACCCTGATTTGAACCCCAGACCCACATAGATTTCCCTCAGCATAGACTAGGAAtaacctgaacactgctaggtgtggtctatAAACAATCTCCTAtgctaataaaaatgtatgttgtTTATTTGGCAACTCTTGTACTCTTAGTATTATAATAGTATTATTACAATGCACAGAATAAAGGGTCTGAATACATTAGTCCATTATGTTCTCTGACATTTTCATATAtggcaaataatttaaaaatatgacagtGCAAAAATATACTCCAATGCCTGCCAACAGAATTAAGTTGAGACTAACCTGCCAAAACCacattatttgtttgcttgtccTAGCGTAATGACGGTAGATAGCATGTCTTTGCCAGTCATTCAAATCAATCTCTTGCATTCCACATAAAAGGACCTTGGAGGATTCAAAAGACAAATCGTTTTTTAAGGTCACTGTATAACCTATATAAAAGTGCTACATAGActagcatgcaacagagaatggaaaaaaaatccattaCCTCTAGTTCCTTTGCATCAAAGTACTGCAAATACTGCTGGGGAAGAATTTCATTAAAACCCTCAAAGAAAGCTTGTGTCTGTTCTTCAACACCTCGAGACAACCTCCATTCAGCTACCATTCtggtaaataaatattaaaacaaaacagctattaggaaatttaattttactattaaattctaagtaaaaaattcattttaaggaCATGATAATTATGAAAAACCTAAATAGTTGTAAAAGCAGAATATAATGAACCACAAGTAGAAAATCTAGATGCAATATTAACATCAGTAACTTCATGATACTACTATCCATACCTGGccccaattttaattttcttttcattttataattatagttatatatacattttgtaaCTACATAGAATACATAATTAACAGCTAAAATTACAATTTCTGACAATACATGATCCCACAAGCATTAATGGTGAGGCTCTAGTGATACTCAAGCACTGAACTTCCAGCTCTGCACTTCATCAGGTCAAACatcatgcaggggtctcaaactcgtggcccgggctgtttgcagccctccataaaatattttgtgactctgccctagaggaatctttttttgttttgttttagttgtttgggtcacaccccccaatgttcaaggcttactactgactttgcactcaattGTGGCAAGCACCACagttaagcaatttttttttaagtttctgagctgcACCCAGCGGcccacaggggtcactcctggttctgagctcagaaatcgctcctggcaggccagagaTAGTTCAACAGTTACAGATACTTAGGTCCAGCCCTTGTACCGCATCTAGTTgctcagagtgattcctgagcacagtgtgagaagtaaccactgagccaggctcagtgtggcccaacccccaacCCTGTTAGAAAAGGTTGAGACCCAGAAACTGGAATTCAAGATGTGAGAAATCTAATTCCTGTCTAATAGTACTAGTACCAAGAATGTGGCCCAGTGGCAAAGGacatgcattattattattatttattttttttgcttttttgggccacacttggcagcgctcagggaccatttggatgctgggatttgaaccaccatccatcatgtgcaaggcaaatggccccactgacatgttatctctctggcccctaaagacaTGTTTTATATACATGGAATTGGGATTTGATGCACAGCACTGGGGAATAAAACACTCTTcacaggtatttttttctttttttgggatttttagatcacaccaggcagcgttcaggggttactcctggctttacatgtagaaatcaatcctggtagactcaggggaccatatgggatgttgggattcacaTCACCATCCttcggtgtgcaaggcaaacgccctacctctctggccccgctcTTCACTAGTATTAATGCATAATAATACTGTATACATCTAAAAGGTAAAACAAGATCAAAAGAATTCTCTTTCACCTGATAtattcctctttattttcttctgttacaAGAATATTGCCGCCATTGGGTTTCAAATCATGGCTCTTGATTTCACCTAATATTTCTTTGTCGACAGAGAAGTACATTTCCAAACCACATTCCTCAATATTATTTTCTCTGCACAAATGAAATTAACACTTCattatatttcaattataatttttaaccaaagaattttgtttaaatatcCTATTAATCCATTATATCAGagcacaaaattataaattttatactgtGAATATGTCATTTCTGATCAAGTTACACACTTATGTAAAATTTGTCACACTGAATTAGACAGGATTAGATTACAAATCACTTAAATAATTACATGCATATACTCTAAATACGTATCAATGAAAAATAGCTTATATGTTGATAAATTAAGCAGAAATAAACTTACTTCACCCAGATGAGAGAATTATAAAATTCTGGATCAATAGATTCTAAATCCTTGAGCCCAACTGGTTTGTTCAAGATACGCTTATAGAATGGCAAAGAAAAACCCGTGTCTATGAACTTCCCATGGAACAGAGCCTatgtaagaaaacaaaacaaaaaagccaacaatttatattagatattttatttcagaGCTCTTCATTTAAATAAAAGCTCCCTCAATTCTGGCAGTAGGTACTACAGAATAACACTAACTAAACACTAATTACTAATACATTACAAGTAAATAATAATATCCCAATAAGAGTAATTTTAGGGGCAAGACAGAACCAAAGTTAAGACACAGGCTTTCTATATAGTCAACTCCATTTCTGTGTCACCACGGGGTCTGAGCAGCAGGTCCTTGCACTGCACTGACAACGACTGCGGAGAATCCTTGAGAAGAGCCCTTTGCTATCCTGAGCATGCAGATCCCTCCCTACTCCCACAGAAATCACATCAATAAAGCTACTTTGTCATAGAATCTCTTTTACCACATTACAGGAGAAAAAGCAAGTAGAACAAACCTCATTTCAGATTTCTAAGTTATTTTAGTAATGAGGAAATTGTAAAGGAGACACTTAGAgaaataatgctttaaaaaagTTCTTTCTGTGGGGCCCAACACCCGGAGGTGTTCAGAGGGGCGAaaaggatgtcaggaattgaacccagatcagccctgtgcaaggcaagcaccctacctactatacttttGCCCCAGAAGTGATGCTTTGGTCTTACTAAATTATGAATGAAAACAGAGGTCTATGGCCATACTTACCATGGCAATAAACCTGCCAATAAATCGAAAATATTTCAGATGATCTGGATTGATATAAGAAGCAGGGTTTATCTGCAAGCAGTAGTTATCCTTTCCCGCATATTCAAACAAGCAATACATTGGATTCAACACTTCATGAGACAAAAGAAAGAACCATTCtctgaaatcaaaagaaaattgaGTAAAAAATCTAAGTAACCATGCCAACAAATCAGAACATCACTACAAATTTCTTAGGAATTTTCACTCTTTAGTGATAGTTATaaccaaaataattctttttttttaattttttttcaaaataattcttaGTATTACTGCCACAAAAGGCATTAGACCACAGAGATATTTACATACTATTTACTCCAAGTATTAAAACATTGACACGTTGAAGAAATATCTGACAAGTTACAACTTTTTCTCAACTAAAACTGTGATACAAAGCCCAAGTTTGAGAtattaaaatgaggaaatattATGATTATGAAATTAATGCACACAtaagattgaaatttatttttacctatttGTTAGAGTAGCTGAAATAATTATCGTTCTTTGTATTATTAAGCCAGAACAATCTCCAAATGCtgtttaaatttgaaaaaacCTTCCAATTTCAGAGGCCACTTACTTAATAGAAAATGCTGAGAAGCTATAATTCAAATgctataaaaatatcaatgaatttttttggtttttgggtcacactcaacaagtgctcagggttattccctggctctatgctcagatcgctcctggcaggctcgggggaccatatgggatgccgggatttgaaccaccgtccttttacatgcaaggcaaatgccctactaccttcatgctatctctccggccccatatcaaccaatttttaatttatagtacTATATAAAACAAGTGGTTCTGGAAGTATAGGTAGAGTAAGTCTGTGGTGATTGTTTaagattgttttgtttattttggggccagaccttgtggtgctcagggcttacttagtGCACAAGGGAcaaaatgtggtgccagggattgaacctacattggttgcatgcaagacaagtgcttgctacactatctttccagtctAGGTGAACCAGATATACTGTCTTATTAGTCCCTTGACTGAGTTTACTTCAGTAGTAATGTTGCTCATATTCTAATGCAGCTGATTTTGGCGGGGGGCGGAGGGGGGGTTTCActtccagcagcgctcagggctcctggctctgcggctcagaaatcactcttggcaggcttggggactatatggtatgccgggggattgaacctgggtctgtcccaggttggctgtgtgcaggacaaatgtgctaccactatactatctctttagccttgCTGACTTTTTAATGACTGCTTCCTTCTTGAGTCACTTTACTTCacacaaaattatttctattcataTCTAGTCTTACCTGTGATTAAAATTGAAATAGGTCTTTGAAATTCAAcattaataaaatgattaaaatacagtcttagggccagagagtCCTGCAGATAgggtatctgctttgcatgtgggctgACTCAGGTCCGACTCTTGGCATTCCCATACAATACCTGAGCCCAGCCAGAAAGGATCCCTGAACATATAGCTCTGAACCATGAATATccattggttgtttttttggt contains:
- the ITCH gene encoding E3 ubiquitin-protein ligase Itchy homolog isoform X4, with protein sequence MVKLLVQKNQDLFATSQNKEFDPLGPLPPGWEKRTDNNGRVYFVNHNTRITQWEDPRSQGQLNEKPLPEGWEMRFTVDGIPYFVDHNRRTTTYIDPRTGKSALDNGPQIAYVRDFKAKVQYFRFWCQQLAMPQHTKITVTRKTLFEDSFQQIMSFSPQDLRRRLWVIFPGEEGLDYGGVAREWFFLLSHEVLNPMYCLFEYAGKDNYCLQINPASYINPDHLKYFRFIGRFIAMALFHGKFIDTGFSLPFYKRILNKPVGLKDLESIDPEFYNSLIWVKENNIEECGLEMYFSVDKEILGEIKSHDLKPNGGNILVTEENKEEYIRMVAEWRLSRGVEEQTQAFFEGFNEILPQQYLQYFDAKELEVLLCGMQEIDLNDWQRHAIYRHYARTSKQIMWFWQFVKEIDNEKRMRLLQFVTGTCRLPVGGFADLMGSNGPQKFCIEKVGKENWLPRSHTCFNRLDLPPYKSYEQLKEKLLFAIEETEGFGQE